In Sebastes umbrosus isolate fSebUmb1 chromosome 7, fSebUmb1.pri, whole genome shotgun sequence, the sequence TTAATGTGCAAAGACAGTACAATTATATCTGATTCAATGCGGTGTCAGGGAGACACCATGGCGACCATCTGATATTTACTAAAAGGCCAATTTTGTTCCATCAGCAACttcatttcaaaatatactACTCCTCACTGTTCATTCGTAAAATCATTTTTGTTAAACTGAAATGTCTGTCCGTTGAACAAACTATTAGTTTCATAAATGCACGACTCGCACCAAAAACTTCAGATCATtagaaaacaacaaatctgtaaatTGGGCACTTTCTTATTGTTGCACAATTCATTGGGTCAGAGATAGTCAGAGTTACAACACAAGTTCGAGCATCATTCCTCCTGGATGAAATCACTGCTCTATCGAGGCATTGGCGGGAAAGTGTTGGAAGACATGcaggacaaaaacacaaacatgtttttttcatttaatgtcCTTTAATCACTTttggagtttattttgaaacatgTGTTCTCCAATACATGTGACTCagatccttaaaaaaaaaaaaaacatgacgtGACAGTGAACGATTAATCTGTCGTTATACCATCTCAGGTTTTCTGAACCTGCAGCCAAACCAGCGACGTTACCAGCCCGGTCGTGTGAGTATGTACACGAACACAGTGTGTAAGCATAATCCCATCAAATCTACCACAACTTGACAGACACTGGCAGAAAAACTCACAAGTTCCCCCTCTTATTACCCAAGTTCTCATAGATGCTGCGGCTGCACACATTCTTTGTGTGTAAAACCGTCACTTTCGGAGCTCAAACTGAGAGGAACATTGGCCTTAAAGACGTTCGGGTGAATCCACTTTATAATTCGTGTCGCTGTTCAATTGATTCAGGATGTGTTCCTTGTTCTGAATGTGATGTCCTGCCAAAGCAGGCCTCGCATTATGCAATCAATCAATACGCTGGAGTAAATTAGTAGTAAAATGGCTCCCAGGCGGGTTCAGAAGGTCAAAACTAGAAAGTAAACATCAAACAACAAAGTGACGACAGACTAGTCGTCATCAGttttacttttcttcttctttttcttcttctttcccgATCCCTCCGCTACGTCACCATACGAAGAGTCTATTGGTTCACATTTCACCTCTTCCACCTTCACCGTCACACTGGGCTCCAcgccctcctccacctcctctcgcTCCctgtccttcttcttcttcttctttttcctcttctcctctggaACGTCGCCCTCCTGGAAGGGGAGCGCTGTCATCACTTCGTCCTGAATTTCAGCTACAGGTTCTATTTTcacctccgcctcctcctctacACGCTCTGTCTTTATTTGcttatctttctttttcttcttcttctttttcctcccttcctcttcctcctcctcctcttctttctgctGCCATGTTTCTCCAACGAATCGTTTGACTACCAGGGGACGGAGAGTTGCAGACGAGGGCCCGAAGGCGGCTCCGTCCGCCTCGCTCTCTGCCACGCAGGTCAACGTGGGCGTCTTACTGCCGAACGGGTGGAACctctgcttcagccccggcggTATGGAGGGTGCTGGAGCTGCGGGGATGACCTGAGGGGCCTGGTTGGTGCTGCTGTCTCCAtagctctcacacacatttagcaGGCCTGAAAACGAGGGGCCAAAAACCACGCCGTCTGACGACTGCTTGTTGCTGGTGAGCAGGCGGAGCTCTGAGGTACCGTGGGAGGACCCCAGGATGCTGTAGATCTGCTGGCCACTCCTGGTCTTGGCTCCGCCAGCAGCGGTAGGAACCTTCAGGGTCTGGAGACCTGAGAGGGGCACCTTGATGCCACTGAaactggatggatggagggaggagagacgaGGTTAGGCAGCATTCACACAAAGCATGCCGGGAAAAATTAATCAACTTAACTAATTTACACAAAATTACATAATTTTCTCAGACTGCTACTGAATTGTGGGAGCTCTCTGAAGCTTCAATAAAGTAAACATGGTGAAGCTTCCTTTAGCTTTtgctattttgttttattgtttttattctgtgtgCTTTGGATTGTTTGTTCTATAGTTTctattgttttactttgtgtGCTTTCGCttgcttttattgtttcttGTGTTATCT encodes:
- the polr1g gene encoding CD3e molecule, epsilon associated protein, whose protein sequence is MPRDISSSSSEDEEDTNTTGSPVMQKETEKKITRYQCPADFVSFSHKPCSSTLTRSLKNNKNELWLIKAPASFNPKCFSGIKVPLSGLQTLKVPTAAGGAKTRSGQQIYSILGSSHGTSELRLLTSNKQSSDGVVFGPSFSGLLNVCESYGDSSTNQAPQVIPAAPAPSIPPGLKQRFHPFGSKTPTLTCVAESEADGAAFGPSSATLRPLVVKRFVGETWQQKEEEEEEEEGRKKKKKKKKDKQIKTERVEEEAEVKIEPVAEIQDEVMTALPFQEGDVPEEKRKKKKKKKDREREEVEEGVEPSVTVKVEEVKCEPIDSSYGDVAEGSGKKKKKKKKSKTDDD